In the Ciconia boyciana chromosome 23, ASM3463844v1, whole genome shotgun sequence genome, one interval contains:
- the LOC140643356 gene encoding uncharacterized protein isoform X2 encodes MDAPTTAQGPSRSSLLQLLRSLFGLPRSTHGTREPRAEGQELGEVGGGSSPGRLAGQQHPCWEPWEGAERESTEPLLGELEGLSLTGSPGSSASRSCLSLSTSDTEVAVAGGVVDTPASSPAQQRGGSGVASKEGTAMPEAFSDKALETDGLFQGLSADGEDVTCSASPELMFSVDFDAEWEKEQLLKADEGAASPKAELSQWNGHRRTSRELQPHAPGSLMELESKEEPLLHAAANRPATGVLPLLPAKPSEVLLGERFSEDRGGETVGCFGRSWVQLGASGAGTPGKG; translated from the exons ATGGATGCCCCAACGACTGCCCAGGGTCCCAGCCgttcctccctgctccagctcctcagGAGTCTCTTTGGGCTCCCACGAAGCACGCATGGGACACGGGAGCCCAGAGCGGAGGGGCAAGAGCTGGGCGAAGTTGGGGGCGGCAGCAGCCCAGGGCGGCTGGCAGGCCAGCAGCACCCgtgctgggagccctgggagggTGCCGAGAGGGAGAGCACGGAGCcgctgctgggggagctggaggggctCAGCCTCACCggctccccggggagcagcgCAAGCAGAAGCTGCCTGTCGTTGAGCACCAGCGACACGGAGGTGGCAGTGGCCGGTGGTGTGGTGGAcactcctgccagcagcccagcccagcaacGTGGAGGCAGCGGGGTGGCCAGCAAGGAGGGGACAGCCATGCCAGAAGCTTTCAGTGACAAAGCTCTGGAGAC GGATGGGCTCTTTCAAGGTCTGAGTGCTGATGGTGAAGATGTTACCTGCAGTGCAAGCCCGGAGCTGATGTTTTCTGTGGACTTTGATGCTGAATGGGAGAAAGAGCAGCTCCTGAAAG cagATGAGGGTGCAGCATCCCCGAAAGCAGAGCTGTCCCAGTGGAATGGACATCGACGGACTTCACGTGAG ctgcagcctCATGCCCCGGGAAGCCTGATGGagctggaaagcaaagaggagCCTCTTTTGCATGCGGCTGCCAATAGACCTGCAACAGGGGttctccccctcctgcctgcaaagCCCTCTGAGGTGCTCCTGGGCGAGAG gttttctgaagacagaggaggagaaaccGTTGGCTGCTTTGGGAGAAGCTGGGTACAGCTGGGAGCAAGTGGAGCAGGAACCcctggaaaaggctga